The genomic segment CCAAGGGCCACGGTCAGCAGGCGCTCGGCAATGCCAAGGACGCGGTCAAGGATACGGCCGACAAGGTCGCCGGCGCTGCGCACAAGAATCTCTGATCTACCTTACTGATAGCCGCCGAGGCGGTCGTCAGTAGGTGCAAGACCGGCCCTCGGGCCGGTCTTCGCATGTCTGGAAGAGCCGCTTTTTATAAGGGCCGTGTATCAGTAACCGAGCGCGCAACCATCCTTGCGCGGGTCGGAGCCGCCGGTCAGCGTGCCCTTGTCCCAATCGATCCAAATTCCCTGCCCGCCGCCGTGGGGCGTGCCGATCGGCACGACCTTGTGACCGAGCGCCTTGAGCCCCTCGACGGTTGCCGCCGGCACACCATCCTCGAGCTGATAGACGTCCTCGTAGTGCAGGCCGCGCGGCAGATCGATCGCTTCCTGCATATCGAGCCCGTAGTCGAGCACGTTGGTCAGCACGTGAACCTGACCGACCGGCTGATATTGACCGCCCATCACGCCCCACGACATCCGGGCCCGGCCGTTCTCGGTCGCAAGAGCCGGAATGATGGTGTGCAGCGGGCGCTTCTTCGGCGCGATGCAGTTCGGGTGGCCGGGCTGAATCCGGAAGCCGGCGCCGCGGTTCTGCAGCAGCACGCCGGTCTTATTCGACACGATCGCAGAGCCGAAGGAATGCGCGATCGAATTGATGAACGAGCAGACATTACGCTCCTCGTCGACCACGGTAATGTACACGGTCGACGGATTCATCGGCGGCGACACCACCGGCAGATCGAGCAGCTTGTCGAGCGCGATCTGGCTGTAATGCTCCTCGGCAAATTCCTTCGCCAGAATACGCAGCACGTCGACATCGACATGCTGCGGGTCGCCGATGTGCTGCTCGCGGATCATGTAGGCGATGCGGGTCGCCTCGGCTTCCAGATGGAAGCGCTCGACGCTGAGCGGGCCGAACTTGGTGAGATCGAACCGGCTGAGAATGTTCAGCATCACCAGCATGGTGATGCCCGGGCCGTTCGGCGGGCACTGCCAGACGTCCAGGCCCTTGTAGATCGTGCCGATCGGCGAAGTCGTTTCGGTGCGGTGCTCGGCGAAGTCTTCCAGCGTGTGCAGACCGCCGAGGCCGCGCAGCGTCTCGACCATGTCTTCGGCGACCGCGCCCTTGTAGAAGCCGTCCGGCCCCTTGTCGGCGATCAGCTTCAGCGTGTTGGCGAGTTCCGGCTGAGTAATGACATCGCCGGTCTTGGCGGCTTCGCCGTGCGGCAGCAGATAGCGCTCGGTGTTGGCGCCCTTCTTCAGCTTGTTGAAGCCGTTGGCCCAGTCGAACGCGATGCGCGGTGCCACCACGTAGCCTTCCGCCGCCGCCCTGATCGCCGGCTGCAGCACCTTGTCGAGACCGAACCGGCCGTGATCACGCAGGATCGTCGCCCAGGCGTCGATCGCACCGGGGACCGTCACCGAATGCGGGCTGGTCAGCGGGATCGCGTCGATGCCCTTTTCAAGAAACCATTCGGCCTTGGCGGCCGCGGGAGCCCGGCCCGAGCCGTTATACGCCGTGATCTTGCCGGTGCCCTTGGGCTGCACCAGGGCGAAACAGTCGCCGCCGATGCCGGTGGATTGGGGTTCGATCACCGCCAGCAACGCTGAGGCAGCGATCGCGGCGTCGGCGGCGGTGCCACCAGCTTTCAGGATTTCAATCGCGGCCAGCGCCGCCTGCGGGTGCGAGGTCGCGACCATGCCGTTGCGGGCGTGGACGGTGGACCGGCCGGCGAGATGGAAATTCCTCATAGGCACAAGCTCGTTGGGTTGGTTACGCCGCGCTCCGGCGCCGGCCTAGTTGGCATATTCCACGGCCGCCGAGCAATCCTCGCCGCGACCGCCTTGCGCGACTGGGATCTCCCCGAAGGGCCGGTTTTCTGCCGGCGCCAGCGCTGTTAAACCAGCGCCCACTCCGCCGCGCGTCCGCACCCGGGCCGGCGACAACCTGAGTCTTGCCGGCCGCGAGCGGGCAGACCGAGCCGAAATGGAGCGGGCGATGGCCGGCGAGAACGATCTGAACGACCGCGTCGAGGCGCTGGAAGTGCGCCTGGCGTATCAGGACGAGACGATCGAGGCGCTGAACCAGACCGTTACCGCGCAGTGGAAGCAGATCGACGCGCTGACCCGGCAACTCGCCGCGCTGAGCGAACGGCTCGACCAAGCCGAGAGCAGCGCCGGCGCCCCTGCCAACGAGCGCCCGCCGCATTATTGAGGGAGGAGCGCTCGCCCGTTGCAGCGCCGGCCCTTGCCCTTGTCATGACGGGGCGCGCGAAGCGCGAACCCGGAATCTCGTCGTAAAAACAATCTCGGGATTCCGGGTTCGCTCACTGCGTGAGCGCCCCGGAATGACCGTTAGGTCGTAGTTACGACGCCGCCTTCATGCCCAGGCGCTGGTCGCGGAGTTCGCGCTTCAGCACCTTGCCGATCGCGCTGCGCGGCAGCGACTCGACCAGCACCACCTCGGCGAGGCGCTGGGTCTTGCCGACCTGGCCGTTGGTCCAGGTCTTCAGTTCGGCCGGATCGATGCTGCGGCCGGGGCGCGCGGCGACGAACGCCACCGGGGTCTCGCCCCACTCTTCCGACGGCATGCCGACGACCGCGACCTCGAGCACGTCGGGATGCTTGGCAGCCACGGCCTCGATGTCGCTCGGATAGATGTTGAAGCCGCCCGAGATGATCATGTCCTTCTTGCGGTCCATCAGGGTGATGAAGCCGTCGGCATCGAACCGGCCGACATCGCCGCTGCGCACCCAGAGGTTGCCGTCCTTATCAGTCCAGAACACTTCAGCGGTCTTCTGCGGCTGATTGAGGTAGCCCTTCATGATGGTGTCGGAGCGGCCGACGATTTCGCCGACCTCACCGTTCGGCAGGAAGTTGCCGTCCTCGTCGATCATCCGGATTTCATGACCGGGCCGCGGCTGGCCGACGGTGTGCAGCTTGTTCGGGAATTCGTGAGCCAGCAGCGTGCACGAGCCGCCGCCCTCGGTCATGCCGTAGTACTCGGTCAGACCACCGGGCCAGCGCTTGAGGATATCGGCCTTCAATTCCGGCGCAAACGGCGCGGACGTGCAGAACTTCATCTGGAACGACGACAGATCGAACTGACCGAACTCCGGCAGCGCCATGATCCGGCGATACTGCACCGGCACCAGCATCGCATGAGTGACGCGATACTTCTGCGCCAGCTCGAGGAAGCCGCGGGCATCGAACTTCTTCATCAGCACCACAGTGCCGCCGCCGGCGAGCGTCGGATTGAAGCAGACCAGCGTCGTGTTGGAATAGAGCGGCGTCGACAGCAGCGTCACCGCGTCGGGGCCATAGCCGATCGGGTCGAGCTTGCCGTATTGCGCCCAGCGCATCTGATGGCTGTGAACGATGCCCTTCGGCGTTCCCGTGGTGCCGGACGAGTAGATGATGTTGAACACCCATTCCGGATCGATCGTCACCGGCGCGGGCTTGGTACCTTCCGGCGCCAGCCAGCGCGTGAACGCTTCGCCGCTCGTGCCGTCGTCGAATGCGACGCGCTTCACCGTAGCATCGATCTCGGCGTCCTTCATCGCATTGGCGGCGAAGTCGTCGGTGAACAGAATCTTGGCCGCGGAGTCCCGCACCATCGCGGAGAAGTCCTTGGCGGTCGACGACGGCGCCAGCGGCGCGACCGCGATGCCGGCGCGCAGTGCAGCAAGGAAAGTCGCCGCATATTCGATCGAGGACAGTGCGCAGATCGAGATGGTGTCGGTCGGTTTCAGACCATCGCGCTGCAAAGTCGCGGCGATGCGATCGATCAGCGCATCAAATTCCGCGTAACGCAATTGCCGTTCCCCGTCGATCACCGCGATCCGGTCCGGCCGCGCCTGCGCGGTGTCGCGGACCAGGGCGGGAAGAGTGATGAAGTCGGGCATTTCGGTCTCCACGTTTCTTGGTTGTCCAGTTCGAACAGGGCTCCGCCATCACGAGAGCGAAGCGACGACACAATCGCTCGCCATGACGCTGAGAGAGGTCAGCGCGCGTCAGCGATCCAAAGCCTCGCCTTTCAACCATTTCGCGCCGCTCACGTACAGCCGTTCGACGGCGTCGCGTGTCGACTGAGGCCGGTGCGCTTGATCGGAGTTCACAAGGGGCTGCGTATTCCATCCTGCGGACGGAAACGTCGCGGTGCAGACGCTCAATGCCCCACGAGCTTGGATCGTGGTTTGCAGCGCGAGGACATGCAGCCCCGCACGGGGTGAAAGCTGGCGACGCGAAAGCTACCCGCGCGCCTCGGCCCGATCGTGCAGCACGGCGCTGAGCCGGCCCGGGTGGACCTCGATGGTGCGGTCGTAACTGATCAGGCCCAATTTTCGGAACTTGTTCATGAAGTAGCTGACGCGCGACCGCGTTGTGCCGATCATCTCAGCCAGCGTCTCCTGGCTGATGTGCGGCGCGATCGGTTGCGGCTCGCCGCCCTCCTCGAAATCTGCAAGCCGCAGCAGCAGCCGGGCCAGCCGTTTCTCGCTGCAGTTGAGCAGCTGATCGAGCAGATCCTCTTCGATGCGGCGATTGCGCAGCAACAGATGCCGCACGAAGAGTTCGGCGAAATCCGGCTGCGCCCGCAGCGTCTCGATCAGCCGGGTGCTGGGAATCGCCGCGACCAGGCAGTCCTGCATCGCGATGGTGGTGGTGGTACGCGTCGCCTCGCCGACCAGACAGCCGTCGCCGAAGAACTGCCCCGGCGCCACCATGCCGGTCGCTGCCTCTTTGCCCTGGGCCGACAGCACCACGACTTTGATCCGTCCCTGCAGCAGCAAGTACACGCTATCGGCTTCATCGCCCTGCGCGAAGATCGTCTGGTTCTTGGCAAATTTGGCGATCGAATTGCCCGGGCCGAGCTTGCGCAGCAGGTCGCGGGGATCGAAACCGAGCTCCAGCTTCATCGTCGCCTCCACGTGTCGGCCGGCGTCGACCACGCCGACCCAGGTCATCGACCCAAGTCGCCGCAGAATAGACCGCAGAAGGCTGAATTCACTGGTAAATTCAATTTCCTCGGGATGCTACGGGAAGGCTGCACGATCGCACTCGTGCAGCGCCCTGGTGCATCCTCCGAAGCTTCGATCAGACCACGGGTGTGGTGCGCTCATCACTCCACGACAGGCCGAACTGATCCAGCCCGTCGGCCAGGTAATCGCCGAGCAGCGGCTCACCGAGCAGGTAACGCGCGGTGCGGCCGTTGCGGCCCTCGGCAGCCTCGCGGCGCAGATCGTCCCATTCCTCGATGCTGCCGTCGCCGCGGCCGAGCCGCATCAAGGCCACCAGGTCGATCTGCTCTTCTTCGGTCATCGCGGCAATGAAGCCGCTGATCTCCTGCACCACGGGATCGTCGCCGGTATCCTCCAGCACATCGACCATGTCGTCGTCGGCACCGTTCGACCCGGAGTCGGCGTCGCTCTCGCCTTCCTTGACGTCGAATTCGCGCGCCTTCTCGATCAGAAACGCGACCTTGTCGGTCGAAATAGCGAGTTCGGGCATGGTTCTTCCTCCGGCGTGGTGCGGGACTTTCGTCACGGCCCGCGCGCGAACTAACGCACTGCAGCGCGAGATGATCCATTGCGCCTCAAACGCAAAACCCGCATGTTCGGGCAAAACAAAGAGCCCGGGAGAAACGTGGGATGGTCTGGACCATCGGCAAGGTCAAAATCACAAAAATCGTCGAGATGGAATTGACCGGAGGCACCCGGTTCATCCTGCCGCAAGCCACCCCTCAGGAAATCCAGGCCATGCCGTGGCTGATACCGCAGTTCGCCAGCCCCGAGGGCCGGCTGACGATGTCGGTGCACAGCTGGGTGGTGGAAACGCCGAGCCGCCGGATCTTGGTCGACACCTGCATCGGCAATGACAAGCAGGGCCGCGGCGTGCCGCATTGGAACGGTCTGGACAAGCCCTACCTGCAGGATCTCGCCCGTGCCGGCTATCCGGCGGACAGCATCGACACGGTGATCTGCACCCATCTGCACGTCGATCACGTCGGCTGGAACACCAGGCTGGTCGACGGACAATGGGTGCCGACCTTCCCCAACGCACGCTATCTGTTCGGTCGCATCGAGTACGAGTACTGGAAGACGCATGCGACCGACGCGGCTCACGCCGCGGTGTTCGCCGACTCGGTCGAGCCGGTGATCGATGCCGGCGTCGTCGATCTGGTCGCGAGTGACGCCGAGATCGCCGATGAGATCACTTTGATCCCGACGCCGGGCCACAGCCCGGGCCACGTCGCACTGCACATTCGCTCCGATGGCGAAGAGGCGGTGCTGTCGGGCGACGTCGCGCACCATCCCTGCCAGATGGTGCGGCTGGACTGGTCGTCGAGCTTCGATTCCGACGCGCTGCAGTCGATCGAAACGCGGCGGCGACTGTTCTCGCGCTTCGCCGATACGCCCGCTCTGCTGTTCGGCGGGCATTTCGGCCCCGGCCGGATCGTGCGCGACGGCGACGCTTTCCGGCTTGTGGCGCAGCCATGACAAGTCACCGCGACGGCGCGCATGGCGTGCCGGCGCCTGCATGTATTGAATTCGACTCACTACTGATCCATCACTTAGGCAGCCTGAAGAACTGCGGAGGACACGCGGGATGAAGCTCGTTCGTTATGGTGCTATCGGCCACGAGAAGCCTGGTCTGATCGATAAAGACGGCCAGCTTCGCGATCTGTCCGGACAGATCGCCGACCTCGCAGGCGACGCGTTTTCGCCCGCAGGCCTCGCCAAACTCGGTGCGCTCGATGTCGCCGGACTCCCAGCCGTGCCCGGCCATCCGCGGCTGGGCTCGCCGGTCGGCGGAGCGCCGAAGTTCATCGCGATCGGCCTGAACTACGCCGACCACGCCGCCGAGGCCAACATGCCGATCCCGGCCGAACCGATCGTGTTCATGAAGGCGATCAACTCGCTGTGCGGACCGAACGACGATGTCGAGAAGCCGCGCGGCTCGACCAAGCTCGATTGGGAAGTCGAACTTGCGGTGATCATCGGCACCCGTGCCAAATATGTCACCGAGGCCGATGCGCTGAACTACGTCGCCGGCTACGCGGTGTGCAACGACGTCTCCGAGCGAAACTTCCAGCTCGAGCGGGCCGGGCAGTGGACCAAGGGCAAGTCGCACGACACCTTCGGCCCGCTCGGTCCGTGGGTCGCCACCAAGGACGAGATCGCCGACGTCCACAAGCTCGGGATGTGGCTCGACGTCAACGGCCAGCGCCGTCAGACCGGCTCAACCGCAACGATGATCTTCAACGTGCCGAAGATCGTGTCGTATCTGTCGGAGCTGATGACGCTGATGCCCGGCGACATCATCACCACCGGCACGCCGCCCGGCGTCGGCACCGGGATGAAGCCGCCTCAGTACCTCAACGTCGGCGACGTCGTCACCCTCGGGATCGAGGGGCTCGGCGAGCAGAAACAAACCATCGTGGCGGCGTAAGCCGCTGATACACGCCTCTCCTTCGTCATTCCGGGATGCGCACTTCGTTCGCGCCCCGGAATGACAGAAGATAGATTGACCAGGCTTGCGACCAAGTCGTTCCTCTCAGGAGCATCACATGAAGCTGTATTTTTCGCCGTCCTCGCCGTTCGCCCGCAAGGTGCGGATCGCGGCGATCGAACTCGGGCTGATCGACCGGATCGAGTTCTTGTCGGCGACCGTGATCCCGGCGCAGGCCAATGAGCCGTACATGCGGGACGTCAACCCGCTGAAGAAACTGCCGGCGCTGATCCTCGACAATGGCGAGGTGATCGTCGACTCCTACGTGATCGCCGAATATCTCGACGACCTCGCCGGCGGCGGCAAGCTGATCCCGGCGTCGGGCGCGGAGCGCTGGCGGGTGAAGAGCGATCACTCGCTGCTGCAGGGCATGCTGGATTCGATGCTGCTGTGCCGCTACGAGAAGCTGGTGCGGCCGAAGGACTTGTTCTGGCAGGGCTGGTACGACGATCACTGGGCGCGCGCCTGGGCCGGCATGGCGCGGTTCGACCGCGACACCGCGATGCTGAACGGGCCGCTGACGATCGCCCAGATCGCGCTCACCTGCGTGCTCGGCTACGCCGACTTCCGCTTCGCAGACTGCGGCTGGCGCGCGGCCTACCCCAACCTCGATGCGTTCTTCCAGCGGATGTCGGAGCGCGAGTCGGTGAAGGTGTCGGTGCCGCCGGCGGCCTGAACGCGACCTGCTCAGTCGAACAGGCTCGGCGTGTAGTTGACCGCCGCGCCTTCGATCGCCAGCAGCTTCAGCTTGGTGGCGACGCCGCCATTGGCCGAGAACCCGCCGGGCTTGTCCCCGGCGGCGAGCACGCGGTGGCACGGCACGATGATCGGGCACGGATTGCGCCCCAAAGCCTGTCCGACCTCGCGCGACAGCTCGACGCCGCCGAGCTGCTTGGCGATATCGCCATAGGTCAGCGTCTTGCCGGCCGGAATGCCACGGGCGATGTCATAGACCCGGCGCTGAAACGCCGAGGTGCCGTCGAGATCGAGCGGAATGTCGGCGAAATCGGTCGCGGCACCTGCGAGCAGGGCGACGATGCCATCGATCGCACGCTGCACGTCAACCGTCGGCGCCGCTTCGACGCTGTCGGGATGACGCTGGGTGATGCGGGCACGGGTCTGTGCTTCGGTCGGCTGCGGCAACTGCACCGCAACGATCCCACGCACGCCCCAAACGATGCCACAACGGCCGATCGCTGTATCGAACAGGGCGTGGCTGTGCTGGCTCAAGGGCATCATAGCACCGAGATTACGCCCGCCGCGGGCGGTCGGCCACCCGATTTCAATCCGCCGGGACGTGCTGCTCCAGACGGGCGGCAACCGTGGCCAGCAGTTTTTTCGGATCCGCCGGCAGCACATGGGCGCGGGCCGGATCGAAATCGTAGGCGATGTGATAGGCGTCGTGCTGGTCCTGGGTCAGGAACCACAGCTCGGTGCGGGAGGCCGCGGCGAACACGCCGCGCTCCAACGCCAGCCGGATTCGCTGCCGCGGCGGCCAGGCCCACAGCCGATCACGCAGAATCGCCGCGTCGTCGGCGACGTAATGAAAATCGGCGCCGGGCACCAACTCGAACGACAGCAGCGCATCCGGTTGATGCGTGCGGCGGTGCTCGCGGACCGCGCGTGCGAAATTACGTGCCCGGCGGTGGTTGGTCAGCCCCCTCGCCTTCACTTGAACGACCGCGATGCGGTCGAGCGGCTCGGGCGACGGGATCGTGGTGACGATGGTGACGTCGTGGCCGCGACCGGCAAGATGGCGCGCGATAGCGATGCAATCGCGTTCTTTGCCGCTCTGCTTTTCGAGTTGGAAGACCGCCAGCAAGATTTTCATGACGCGGCGGTTGGTTCGCGACCGGTCGGGGTGACTTGACCGGGGGCTTATAGCGCGCCGGATCGGCGCGGCGCAACATTTCGGCCGCCGGGCTGATCCCCGACGTCGGCGTCAGCCGACCTTGGCGCGGGCCGCACGCTGCATCCGCTTGTGCCGGCGGCGCGACAGATACAGCAGAACGCCGGTCACCCCGAACAATGGCATCGCCGCCGCCGCCAGCATGAACAGCACCTGACCGGGCCAGCCGAAAATGCTGCCGCGGTGGATGTCGAGCACGCGCGCCAATACCTTTTCGCCGATCGTCTTGGCGGCATAGATGTCGGCGGACAGGATTTGGCCGGTCCGACCGTCGATCCGGAATTCGTCATGCGCGCCGTCTCGGGCATCGGTCAGCCAGGCGCGGACCCGCACGGTGCCGTCGCGGCCTGACGGCAGCGTCAGGCGTGCGGCCTCGAACCTGTCGCCACGCTCGGCCACGAGTGTCGCCCAGACGCGATCCAGCGAAATTGCGGCGGACGGCGCCGCAGTGACGGCAGCACGGTTCGGAGGCTGCGTCGTGACTGGCGATCGTGCCAGAAGCCAGGTTGCGGCGGTCTTGTACCAGTCGAACGACCACCACAGACCGGTCAGCGTCATGATCAAATAGAGCAGCAACACCCAGGTTCCGATGACGGCGTGCAGCGACCGGTGCAGCCCGCGTCCGTGCAACTGCCAATGTGGCTTCAGCCAGACCTTGATGCTGCCGGGACGATGCGGCCATCGCAGCACCAGCCCGGTCAGCAGCATGGCCAGCAATCCGAGTGCGGCAACGCCGGTGATCGTCCGGCCGTAACCGTTGCCGTCGCCCGGCAACAGCAGCCAGCGGTGCAGCTTGCGGACCGTCGCAAAGAACGCGTCGGCGGCCGGATGACCGAGGCTTTCGCCGGTGTAGGGATCGAGATAGAGCGGGACCGGCCGGGTGTGGTCCGGCTTGCGCGCGAACCGGACCTCGGCGGCGGACGCCGCGCTGCGCGGCATCGTGATCGACGCGACCGGATCGCCGCCGGCCTGCAGTTTCGCGATCAGCGCATCCAGCGGCATTCGCGATCCAGCGTGCGGTGCGAGGTGGACTCGGCCGGCATCCAATGCGCCGCGGATCTCATCCTCGAAACTCATCACCGCGCCGGTCAGCGCCACCAGCACCAGCACCGCCGCGAGCACCAATCCAGCGACGGAATGGAGCTGCAGCAGGATGGGCTTGAGCGCCGGCACTCGCATCGAGCTAGAACTTGACGGTCGCGGCCAGCGAAAAACGCCGGGCATCGCCAAGCGCGACGTTCAGGGTATTCACGGCCGATGGGTAGTACACCTTGTCGAACAGGTTCTTGACGTTGAACTGGTAGATCACCGGCGTCCGCCCGTATTTGACCTCGTAGGTCGCGAACAGGTCAGCCACCGTGTAGGACGGCAACACGAACGAGTTATCGCTGTCGCCCGGCCGGTCGCCGACGTAGCGGGCGCCGCCGCCCAGGCGCAGCCGTCCCGGCAGCGCCGTCCCGAAATCATAGACGAGGAACAGCGACGCCGTGTTCATCGCGACGTTTTGCAGCCGCTTTCCGGAGAGTGCGGGATCGTCGGTGACGATGGCATCGGTGTAGCCATAGGAGGCGATCGTGCTCCAATGGTCGGTCAGCCGGCCGGTGACATCGAACTCGACGCCGCGCGATCGAACTTTGCCGGCCGCGCGATATTCGTTGAGGCCGGTCGCTGCGTTGAACTGCGACACCAGCACGTTCTTCTTGTCGATGTCGTAGAATGCCAGCGTGCCGGACAGCCGCTTGTTGAGATCGAACTTCAGGCCCGCCTCGTATTGCGTGCCTTCCTCGGGGGCGATGTTCGAACCGATGACCAGACCGCCGCTGTTCTGCAATGGCGCGATGGTCGAGGTCGGCTGCAGCGACTGTGTGTAGCTGGCGTAGAGCGAGATTTGATCGGTGAGCTTGAAGACGGCGCCGCCGAGCGGCAGCAGCTTGTTGCCGCTGAGATCGGTGTTGGCAGTGAACGGCCGACCGCGGCCGGCGAGTTGCTCGTAGTCCATCCAGCGCACGCCGCCGATCAGGGAGAACCGATCGGTCAGGTGCAGCGTATCCTGTGCGAAGACCGCGCGGGTCTCCAGCCGATCGGTCTGGTCGCTGTCCGACGCTGAGACCGTCGTGCCCGGACCGACAAGGCCGTAGACTGGATTGTAGAAATTGAACGTCGGTGTCGCCTGCCGGATCAGATCCTGGCGATAGATCAGCCGTCGCTGCGCCTCGCCGCCGATCAGCACTTCGTGGCGCAGGCCGCCGAGCCAAAGATCGCCGCGCAGATAGGACGTGCCGTAGCCGACATAAGCGAGCGCACCATGGGTGCCGTCGTTGCTTCGCTTCTCGATTCCGGTGACCGGATCGACGGCGGTGATCCGAAGCTGGTTCGCCTCGTAGATCTCGCGGTTGTAGCTATAGGCGGTGGTCAGCTTCCAGGTGTCGCCGAGGCGCTGCTCGACCGAGGCCTGCAGCAGATCCGATTGTCCCCAGGTCCGGTTGAATGATTCGTCGAGGCGGCGCGTCGCCGGAATCGCCAGCGGGGCGCCCTTGACGAAGGCGGTGCCGCGGTCGAACGGATAGCTGAAATCGCGGTGCTCGTAAGAGAACTGCACCGTGGTAGACTCGCCATACCAAGCCAGCGATGGTGCGAGCAGCCGCTCGCGGTTGGCGCCGAAGTTGCGCCAATAATCCTCATCGAGTCCCGAGCCGATCACCCGATAGGCGAGACCTTGGGTGCCGAGCGGACCGGTCAGGTCGAAAATCGCATTGGCGCCATTGTGGCCGCCGCCGAAGCTCGAACCGATCACGGTGAGCGATCCGTGCTGATACAGCTCCGGCCGCTTGCTGATGGTGTTGACGACGCCGCCCGGCGACTGAATCCCGTACAGCAGCGATGCCGGCCCCTTCAGCACCTCGACGCTTTCGACCGTGGGTCCGAGGCTGCGTCCCTGCACCAACGGCATGCCGTTGCGCATGATCGAACCGTCGCGGTTTTCGCCGAAGCCACGCCGGATCACGGCATCGAA from the Rhodopseudomonas palustris genome contains:
- the ggt gene encoding gamma-glutamyltransferase; translation: MRNFHLAGRSTVHARNGMVATSHPQAALAAIEILKAGGTAADAAIAASALLAVIEPQSTGIGGDCFALVQPKGTGKITAYNGSGRAPAAAKAEWFLEKGIDAIPLTSPHSVTVPGAIDAWATILRDHGRFGLDKVLQPAIRAAAEGYVVAPRIAFDWANGFNKLKKGANTERYLLPHGEAAKTGDVITQPELANTLKLIADKGPDGFYKGAVAEDMVETLRGLGGLHTLEDFAEHRTETTSPIGTIYKGLDVWQCPPNGPGITMLVMLNILSRFDLTKFGPLSVERFHLEAEATRIAYMIREQHIGDPQHVDVDVLRILAKEFAEEHYSQIALDKLLDLPVVSPPMNPSTVYITVVDEERNVCSFINSIAHSFGSAIVSNKTGVLLQNRGAGFRIQPGHPNCIAPKKRPLHTIIPALATENGRARMSWGVMGGQYQPVGQVHVLTNVLDYGLDMQEAIDLPRGLHYEDVYQLEDGVPAATVEGLKALGHKVVPIGTPHGGGQGIWIDWDKGTLTGGSDPRKDGCALGY
- a CDS encoding SlyX family protein, which codes for MAGENDLNDRVEALEVRLAYQDETIEALNQTVTAQWKQIDALTRQLAALSERLDQAESSAGAPANERPPHY
- a CDS encoding class I adenylate-forming enzyme family protein, which encodes MPDFITLPALVRDTAQARPDRIAVIDGERQLRYAEFDALIDRIAATLQRDGLKPTDTISICALSSIEYAATFLAALRAGIAVAPLAPSSTAKDFSAMVRDSAAKILFTDDFAANAMKDAEIDATVKRVAFDDGTSGEAFTRWLAPEGTKPAPVTIDPEWVFNIIYSSGTTGTPKGIVHSHQMRWAQYGKLDPIGYGPDAVTLLSTPLYSNTTLVCFNPTLAGGGTVVLMKKFDARGFLELAQKYRVTHAMLVPVQYRRIMALPEFGQFDLSSFQMKFCTSAPFAPELKADILKRWPGGLTEYYGMTEGGGSCTLLAHEFPNKLHTVGQPRPGHEIRMIDEDGNFLPNGEVGEIVGRSDTIMKGYLNQPQKTAEVFWTDKDGNLWVRSGDVGRFDADGFITLMDRKKDMIISGGFNIYPSDIEAVAAKHPDVLEVAVVGMPSEEWGETPVAFVAARPGRSIDPAELKTWTNGQVGKTQRLAEVVLVESLPRSAIGKVLKRELRDQRLGMKAAS
- a CDS encoding Crp/Fnr family transcriptional regulator, whose amino-acid sequence is MKLELGFDPRDLLRKLGPGNSIAKFAKNQTIFAQGDEADSVYLLLQGRIKVVVLSAQGKEAATGMVAPGQFFGDGCLVGEATRTTTTIAMQDCLVAAIPSTRLIETLRAQPDFAELFVRHLLLRNRRIEEDLLDQLLNCSEKRLARLLLRLADFEEGGEPQPIAPHISQETLAEMIGTTRSRVSYFMNKFRKLGLISYDRTIEVHPGRLSAVLHDRAEARG
- a CDS encoding DUF3775 domain-containing protein is translated as MPELAISTDKVAFLIEKAREFDVKEGESDADSGSNGADDDMVDVLEDTGDDPVVQEISGFIAAMTEEEQIDLVALMRLGRGDGSIEEWDDLRREAAEGRNGRTARYLLGEPLLGDYLADGLDQFGLSWSDERTTPVV
- a CDS encoding MBL fold metallo-hydrolase, yielding MVWTIGKVKITKIVEMELTGGTRFILPQATPQEIQAMPWLIPQFASPEGRLTMSVHSWVVETPSRRILVDTCIGNDKQGRGVPHWNGLDKPYLQDLARAGYPADSIDTVICTHLHVDHVGWNTRLVDGQWVPTFPNARYLFGRIEYEYWKTHATDAAHAAVFADSVEPVIDAGVVDLVASDAEIADEITLIPTPGHSPGHVALHIRSDGEEAVLSGDVAHHPCQMVRLDWSSSFDSDALQSIETRRRLFSRFADTPALLFGGHFGPGRIVRDGDAFRLVAQP
- a CDS encoding fumarylacetoacetate hydrolase family protein; translation: MKLVRYGAIGHEKPGLIDKDGQLRDLSGQIADLAGDAFSPAGLAKLGALDVAGLPAVPGHPRLGSPVGGAPKFIAIGLNYADHAAEANMPIPAEPIVFMKAINSLCGPNDDVEKPRGSTKLDWEVELAVIIGTRAKYVTEADALNYVAGYAVCNDVSERNFQLERAGQWTKGKSHDTFGPLGPWVATKDEIADVHKLGMWLDVNGQRRQTGSTATMIFNVPKIVSYLSELMTLMPGDIITTGTPPGVGTGMKPPQYLNVGDVVTLGIEGLGEQKQTIVAA
- a CDS encoding glutathione S-transferase family protein — protein: MKLYFSPSSPFARKVRIAAIELGLIDRIEFLSATVIPAQANEPYMRDVNPLKKLPALILDNGEVIVDSYVIAEYLDDLAGGGKLIPASGAERWRVKSDHSLLQGMLDSMLLCRYEKLVRPKDLFWQGWYDDHWARAWAGMARFDRDTAMLNGPLTIAQIALTCVLGYADFRFADCGWRAAYPNLDAFFQRMSERESVKVSVPPAA
- a CDS encoding methylated-DNA--[protein]-cysteine S-methyltransferase, translating into MMPLSQHSHALFDTAIGRCGIVWGVRGIVAVQLPQPTEAQTRARITQRHPDSVEAAPTVDVQRAIDGIVALLAGAATDFADIPLDLDGTSAFQRRVYDIARGIPAGKTLTYGDIAKQLGGVELSREVGQALGRNPCPIIVPCHRVLAAGDKPGGFSANGGVATKLKLLAIEGAAVNYTPSLFD
- a CDS encoding glucosyltransferase; amino-acid sequence: MKILLAVFQLEKQSGKERDCIAIARHLAGRGHDVTIVTTIPSPEPLDRIAVVQVKARGLTNHRRARNFARAVREHRRTHQPDALLSFELVPGADFHYVADDAAILRDRLWAWPPRQRIRLALERGVFAAASRTELWFLTQDQHDAYHIAYDFDPARAHVLPADPKKLLATVAARLEQHVPAD